CTGGACTCGTTCTACGCCTCCGTCGAACAGCGGGACGACCCTGGCTTGAGGGGCCGTCCGGTCATCGTCGGTGGCGGGGTGGTGCTGGCCGCCAGCTACGAAGCCAAGGCCTTCGGCGTGCGTACCGCGATGGGCGGCGCCCAGGCGCGGCGGTTGTGCCCCTCGGCGGTGGTGGTACCGCCGCGGATGCGGGCCTACTCCAAGGCCAGTGACGACGTCTTCGAGGTGTTCCGCGACTGCACCCCGCTGGTGGAGCCGCTCTCGGTGGACGAGGCCTTCCTCGACGTCAGCGGGCTGGGCCGGGTGTCCGGCACGCCGGTGCAGGTCGCCACGCGGCTACGCGCCGAGGTGCGCAGGCGGGTCGGCCTGCCGATCACCGTCGGCGTCGCGCGCACCAAGTTCCTGGCGAAGGTGGCCAGTCAGGAGGCCAAGCCGGACGGGCTGCTGCTGGTCCCACCCGACGGCGAGCTGGCCTTCCTGCACCCGCTGCCGGTCCGCCGGCTGTGGGGCGTCGGCGCGGTGACGGCCGAGAAGCTGCGCGCGCACGGCATCACCACGGTCGCGCAGGTCGCCGAGCTGACCGAGTCGACGCTGGCCTCGCTGGTCGGCCACGCGATGGGGCATCAGCTGTACGCCCTGTCGCGCAATATCGACAACCGCCGGGTGCACACCGGGGTGCGACGGCGATCGGTCGGTGCCCAACGGGCGCTCGGCCGCGCCGGCAGCTCCATGTCGGCGGCCGAGGTCGACGCGGTGGTGGTCAACCTCGTCGACCGGATCACCGGCCGGATGCGGGCTGCCGGGCGCACCGGACGCACCGTGGTGCTGCGGCTGCGGTTCGACGATTTCACCCGGGCGACCAGGTCCCAGACAATGCCGTGGGCCACGTCGTCGACGCAGCCGATCCTGACCACGGCTCGCCGTCTCGTTGCGGCGGCGGCGCCGCTGATCGCCGAAAAGGGTCTGACGCTAATCGGTTTCGCGGTGTCGGGTATCGACCGCAGCGGGGCCCAGCAGCTGGCGTTGCCGTTCGACGCAGAATCACCGGCGGTCGACGCCGCCATGGACGAGGTGCATCGCCGCTACGGGAGGTCCGCCTTGACCCGGGCGGTGCTGGTCGGTCGTGACCCGGGATTGGAGGTGCCGCACCTAGCCGACTAGCTGCCCGACGCGGCCCACCCCAGCAACTTCTCGGCCGGCCAGGTGTTGACGATCCGGTCCACCTCGATCCCGGCGTCCAGCGCGCGCTGCGCACCGTAGCCGAGGAAGTCGAGCTGACCGGGCGCGTGCGCGTCGGTGTCGATGCTGAATACGCAGCCGATGTCGCGGGCGAGTTCGAGCAGCCGTGTCGGCGGGTCCCGGCGCTCGGGACGAGAATTGATCTCGACCGCGGTGCCGTGGTCGCGGCAGGCGGTGAACACCTGCTCGGCATCGAATTTCGATTCCGGCCGGATCCCGCGGCCCCCTGAGACCAGCCGGCCGGTGCAGTGCCCCAGCACGTCGGCCTGCCCGCCCGAGACCGCGCGCAGCATGCGACGGGTCATCGCCGCGGCGTCCATCGAGAGCTTGGAGTGCACGCTGGCCACCACGATGTCGAGGCGGTCGAGCAGTTCGGGCTCCTGGTCCAGGCTGCCGTCGTCGAGGATGTCGACCTCGATGCCGGTCAGGATGCGCATCGGCGCGAACCGGTCCCGCAGCTCGTCGATGACGTCGAGCTGTTTGCGCAGCCGGTCCGGCGACAAGCCGTTGGCGATGGTCAGCCGTGGCGAATGGTCGGTGAGCGCGCAGTACTCGTGCCCCAGCGCGGCCGCGGTGGCCATCATCTCCTCGATCGGCGCCGATCCGTCCGACCAGTTGGAGTGCAGGTGCAGATCACCGCGCAACGCCGCACGGATCGCTCCCCCACCAAGATCCTTTGCCGCGGAACGCAATTCGATCAGCTGGTCGGGTTCCTGGCCCGCCCAGGCCTGCGCGATCACCTTG
The nucleotide sequence above comes from Mycobacterium kiyosense. Encoded proteins:
- the dinP gene encoding DNA polymerase IV gives rise to the protein MFVRGEASILHADLDSFYASVEQRDDPGLRGRPVIVGGGVVLAASYEAKAFGVRTAMGGAQARRLCPSAVVVPPRMRAYSKASDDVFEVFRDCTPLVEPLSVDEAFLDVSGLGRVSGTPVQVATRLRAEVRRRVGLPITVGVARTKFLAKVASQEAKPDGLLLVPPDGELAFLHPLPVRRLWGVGAVTAEKLRAHGITTVAQVAELTESTLASLVGHAMGHQLYALSRNIDNRRVHTGVRRRSVGAQRALGRAGSSMSAAEVDAVVVNLVDRITGRMRAAGRTGRTVVLRLRFDDFTRATRSQTMPWATSSTQPILTTARRLVAAAAPLIAEKGLTLIGFAVSGIDRSGAQQLALPFDAESPAVDAAMDEVHRRYGRSALTRAVLVGRDPGLEVPHLAD
- a CDS encoding PHP domain-containing protein, coding for MRDGRIRGGAGRVRRGAVALMDPVAALRQIAYYKDRERQDSRRVMAYRNAADIIERLDDEARERHGQANSWQSIPGIGPKTAKVIAQAWAGQEPDQLIELRSAAKDLGGGAIRAALRGDLHLHSNWSDGSAPIEEMMATAAALGHEYCALTDHSPRLTIANGLSPDRLRKQLDVIDELRDRFAPMRILTGIEVDILDDGSLDQEPELLDRLDIVVASVHSKLSMDAAAMTRRMLRAVSGGQADVLGHCTGRLVSGGRGIRPESKFDAEQVFTACRDHGTAVEINSRPERRDPPTRLLELARDIGCVFSIDTDAHAPGQLDFLGYGAQRALDAGIEVDRIVNTWPAEKLLGWAASGS